The Salvelinus alpinus chromosome 35, SLU_Salpinus.1, whole genome shotgun sequence genome window below encodes:
- the LOC139564343 gene encoding calcium homeostasis modulator protein 5-like encodes MDNFQTVLRFFMNQKATIGYSFMAILTIGGERIFSMVSFQCPCNHDQNFAYGLTFLLGPGLVLLVLGLFFSSRLWRLYTGCCLNPVKLCPGGNCFTCLKVFVKIFSGACVAPIMWLCVALLNGTFYECAVSGLDNNLVLDMFCKNRTLMCREELARVPCSKSKLPSDLNMELLLMFRAQSQILGWCIIIISAVLGLLGTCYTNCRSKVSYLQLTFWKYYVEKEKEQFDTFAMEYASKLAERNLKSFFENREPEVFPFPNHKAWEEISALYTFSKSEQYYSTLQRYVERDDERLLP; translated from the exons ATGGATAACTTCCAGACCGTCCTGCGCTTTTTCATGAACCAGAAGGCCACCATTGGCTACAGCTTCATGGCCATCCTGACCATCGGGGGAGAGCGGATCTTCTCCATGGTCTCCTTCCAGTGCCCCTGCAACCACGACCAGAACTTTGCATACGGCCTGACCTTCCTGCTGGGCCCTGGCCTGGTTCTGCTGGTGCTGGGTCTTTTCTTCAGCAGCAGGCTGTGGCGCCTCTACACTGGCTGTTGCCTCAACCCCGTTAAGCTATGCCCCGGGGGCAACTGTTTCACCTGCCTCAAGGTGTTTGTCAAAATCTTCTCCGGTGCCTGTGTGGCCCCTATCATGTGGCTGTGTGTGGCACTGTTGAACGGGACCTTCTACGAGTGTGCCGTCAGTGGGCTGGATAATAACCTGGTGCTGGATATGTTCTGTAAGAACAGGACTTTGATGTGCCGGGAGGAGCTGGCCCGTGTGCCCTGCAGCAAGtccaagctgcccagtgacttgAACATGGAACTGTTGCTCATGTTCCGGGCTCAGTCACAG ATACTAGGCTGGTGTATTATCATCATTTCAGCCGTACTAGGGCTCCTCGGGACCTGCTACACCAACTGCCGCTCGAAGGTGAGCTACCTGCAGCTCACCTTCTGGAAGTACTACGTAGAAAAGGAGAAGGAGCAGTTCGACACATTCGCTATGGAGTACGCATCCAAGCTGGCCGAGAGGAACCTGAAGAGCTTTTTTGAGAACCGCGAACCGGAAGTATTCCCATTCCCCAACCACAAGGCCTGGGAGGAGATCTCGGCCCTCTACACCTTCTCCAAGAGTGAGCAGTACTACAGCACCCTGCAGAGGTATGTGGAGCGTGATGACGAGAGACTACTGCCCTGA